The following nucleotide sequence is from Peribacillus sp. ACCC06369.
GAATGAACAGTATAAACCTCATGATCGCATTAAAGTTTTCATCACTAAAGTTGAAAAGACTTCCAAGGGCCCGCAAATTTTTGTATCCCGTTCACATCCTGGCCTTTTAAAACGTTTATTCGAAATCGAAGTGCCAGAAATTTTTGATGGAACAGTGGAAATTAAGTCAGTTGCCCGCGAAGCAGGCGACCGTTCAAAAATTTCCGTGCATTCCGATAACGAAGAAGTCGATCCTGTCGGTTCCTGTGTAGGCCAAAAAGGACAACGTGTTCAGGCCATCGTCAATGAATTGAAAGGTGAAAAGATCGATATCGTTAAATGGTCGGAGAATCCGGTCATTTTCGTTGCGAATGCTTTAAGCCCTTCAAAAGTACTTGAAGTCATCGTAAAAGAAGAAGAAAAGGCAACGACTGTAATCGTTCCTGATTATCAACTTTCCCTGGCAATTGGTAAGCGTGGACAAAATGCCCGTTTAGCTGCCAAACTTACAGGCTGGAAAATTGATATCAAGAGTGAAACGGAAGCCCGCGAAGCTGGTATTTATCCAGTGGAAGAACAGGAATTCCTTTTGAGCAGAGATAGTTATGTTAATGAAGAGGAAACAGATTTCGAAGAGGATAACGAGTAATTCAGAGGTGAAAAAAGATGAATAGCCGAAAAAAAATCCCGATGCGTAAATGTGTGGCTACAGGCGAAATGAAGCCGAAAAAAGAACTCATTCGCATCGTTCGATCTAAAGAAGGGGAAGTCAGCCTTGATCCGACCGGAAAGAAATCGGGAAGGGGAGCTTATTTGACTCTTGATCGGGATGTTATCGAGCTGGCCAAAAAGAAAAATGTGCTGGCTAATCACCTTAGTACCCAAATCGATTCTTCCCTTTATGAACAATTGCTTGAATTAGTGAATAAGGAGAACAACTAACACCATGACCCAACAACAACAATGGATGTCTCTATTAGGTTTGGCCAATCGAGCACGCAAGCTAATTTCGGGTGAAGAATTAGTGGTTAAAGAGATTAGAAGCGGTAATGCCAAAGTTGTTATTTTATCCGCGGACGCTTCAAAAAACACTGAA
It contains:
- the nusA gene encoding transcription termination factor NusA encodes the protein MGNELLDALYILENEKGISREVLIDAIEAALISAYRRNFNQAQNVRIDLNLGKGTMRVFARKDVVDEVFDSRLEISVEEARAIDPNYQLEDIVEMEVTPKDFGRIAAQTAKQVVTQRVREAERGIIYAEFIDREEDIMTGIVQRQDSRFIYVSLGKIEALLPVNEQMPNEQYKPHDRIKVFITKVEKTSKGPQIFVSRSHPGLLKRLFEIEVPEIFDGTVEIKSVAREAGDRSKISVHSDNEEVDPVGSCVGQKGQRVQAIVNELKGEKIDIVKWSENPVIFVANALSPSKVLEVIVKEEEKATTVIVPDYQLSLAIGKRGQNARLAAKLTGWKIDIKSETEAREAGIYPVEEQEFLLSRDSYVNEEETDFEEDNE
- a CDS encoding YlxR family protein, with translation MNSRKKIPMRKCVATGEMKPKKELIRIVRSKEGEVSLDPTGKKSGRGAYLTLDRDVIELAKKKNVLANHLSTQIDSSLYEQLLELVNKENN